AAATTTTCATTGGGTTTGATGATTGTTCTACTATTAGCATTTGTCGCTGGTTGCGCTTCAGACGGAGGAGAAAAAGAGACAACAGCAAATCAAAAGATTACTTTTGGCGTTACGCCATGGACAAGTACTGTTCCACCGACAAAAATCGCAAGTCTAATTATCCAAGATATGGGATACGATGTAGAGGAAATTAGTGCGGATGCAACAAACGTATATATTGGCCTTTCGCGTGGTGACATTGACGTGTTTATGGATTCGTGGTTGCCTGCTCACGAAAATCTTTTAGAAAAATATGCAGATCAAGTAGAAGATACTGCAATTAGCTATGATGACGTTGAGACAGGATTAGTAGTACCTACATATATGGAAGACATTAATTCAGTCAATGACTTAAAAGGAAAAGAAGACTTATTCAGTAATGAAGTATATGGAATAGAAAGCGGAGCGAATGTAACTGGTATTATTAATGAACTACTAGAGAGTTATGAATTGGATTTAAAACAAGTGAATTCATCCGAAGGCGGCATGCTCGCCCAGGCAAGGCGTTTAATGGAAAATGAGGACCCTGTGAGCTTTTTCGGATGGCGTCCACATACAATGTTTAATCAATATGACCTTAAAGTATTAGCTGATGAACAAAACTTCTTTGAAACAGCAGCTGTTCATGTGATCACGAATAATGAACTGAAAGAAAACGCGCCTGACGTTCATCAGTTTTTAAGTAATTGGCACATATCGCTCGATGAGGTCGAAGAGATGATTGTAAAAATTGAGGACGAGAATGCCGACCCAGAAGCTGTTGCACGTGAGTGGATTGACAATAATCAGGATAAAGTGAATGAAATGATCGGTAAGTAAAAATCGATAAAAGTCTTGTGTTGGCTGACATAATTTGTCGGTAGCACAAGACTTTTTTATTGAAATTGTTTAATAGATGATAGGTAAAATGATTATGCCACCAAGTCCGCGGTCTGATAGTGAACAAGTATACTTTATATTTGATGGAATCTGAAAAACATTTTGATAAGATTATCAGTGTTATTAGGTAATATAGCTCTTCTTGTAAAGATTTTATGACAGTTAAATTATTAGTGTGGTAAAATAGGCATATACATATTAGACTATTTATTTCAGTAGGATAAAGAGTAACAGGTATACATACGACACGAATAGGGTGACAGTGATGCAGAGAATAAACGTCAATCGAAAAGAAAGTGGTTTGACACTTATAGAGGTTTTGGCATCCATTGTAATATTGTCTATTGTACTTATTAGTTTTTCAAGTTTATTATTACAATCTACCAAACATACAAAATATAATAAAGAGAAATTGACAGCTGTTCAAGTGGCCGAGGATATAGTAGCCAAGATTAGAAATGGTGATTATTCAATGGATGGGGAAACGAAAGCGTATATTTCCTTGGGCGACGAAAAGTTTGAAGTTAGCATACACATATCTGATGGCCCTTCCAATTTAAAGTTAGCTAAGATTACAGTGAATTCATTAGCAAAAACCAAAAAGTCATCTTTTGAAACAGAAATGTATTTTGAAGTGGATAAGGTTTCGCCATGAAAAATGAAAAAGGTCTAACCTTGATTGAACTGCTCGCGGTGCTTGCAATTATTGGCTTGATTACAACCCTAATTGGTTCAGTTCTAATTAATGGATTGAAAGCATCTGATCGGAGTTCGACAAATCAAAGACTGCAACAAGAAGCAAATTATATTACTGAAATGATTCGCAATGAATATTTGAAGCTAGAAGACGACTCGATTGAATTCATCATTGATAACGAAAATCAATATTTAAAAATGGATGGAGATATTATTTCGAAAGGTTTTACGTATTGTTATAATAATCATTGCAGCAATGAACATGTGTTTATGATTAACAGAAATGAAAATCAACAATTTAAATTAGAACTGAAAATAGAAAACTTATCCTATAATATTGAAACGACGTTTAGTAAGCTGCGCTAAGGAGGGGGGATGTTGATGAAAGTTAGAAATAATGAGCAGGGAAGCACGTTATTGATCGTATTGATGCTTATCGTCGTATTTTCCATTCTAGGGGTTGGATTACTTTCAATGAACATCTCTGCGTCAAAGCAGTTTAATAAAAAAGAAGAACAAGTACAGGCAAGGCATCTGGCCGAGATGGGATTACTACATTATAAGTCAGAAATTAAAGATCAATTAACAGCATATACATTTCAAAAAGATGATCACGAAACCACAGAAGATGCATTAAAGAGAAGTCAATTAGAACTTTGTGAGATGTTGGATTTAGAAATAGAATATCCATTACATAATAGTAAGGAATATATAGCCCAAGCTATACCGGATGGCAATTGTGAAAAAAACTCTGAAGGGAAAATGAAATTAAAACTTTCTAGCCAAGGAAAATCCAATGAAACATTAAAAAGAATAACGGCAACAGCTACTTTTATACCTCCCACTGTTATAGAGATTGACGACATTCCAGCAAAGCCTAATATACCAGGAGAACCGTTGCCTGATTTACCAGACTATTCAGAGGGCGATGTAGAAGTAACCGGACCTATTTTTACTAAGAAAGAAACACAGCATTTTAAAGGCTCTTTAGTTATTAATCATGCTGCGAAAGATCCAACCTTTAGAGTAGATGGGGGAAATGGCTATAATCTAACAGTCGATAAAGATTTTTATATTGGAGGAGATTTGGATTCGCAAAACCATGCCTGTATTTTAGTTAGGGGGAATTTAACAATACAAGGGGAAAGTTATTTAGGTAATAAAACAGTGGTAATTGTCTACGGAAACGCCTATTTTAAAATTAAACCAGAACTTCAAAACGAAAATGCGCAAATTTATGTAGCGGGGAATACATTTTTGGGGTCCCCTGCTGAAAAAACGACTGAATACAAATCTATCCCAATTTTTAAGGAATGTAAAGAGCCCGACGATTTTAAAGAACCATACGAACCAGAAAGAGCTTTATATCAATGGAAGTTGGAAGACGAATTAAATCCTATTTATGAATAAGCAGTAGTAAAAATAACAGTCAATTTATAGGGGAAAGTCACCCCATAAATTGACTTTTTCTCTTGTAATAACCTTATTTTGTTAAACTATCTGCGATATACGCCATCAATTTCTCTGCAACCGAAAAATCATGCGTTCCATACAAACTTCTTGCGCCAACTGGATCTTCAATTTCATTTAAAACTAACTGTCCATTTGGCAGAACAAGAAAGTCTATGCCGATATAATCGCTATGCAGTGCACTTGTAATTTTTTCTACCATTAACTGATCTCTTTTAGAAGG
This window of the Sporosarcina pasteurii genome carries:
- a CDS encoding type II secretion system protein is translated as MKNEKGLTLIELLAVLAIIGLITTLIGSVLINGLKASDRSSTNQRLQQEANYITEMIRNEYLKLEDDSIEFIIDNENQYLKMDGDIISKGFTYCYNNHCSNEHVFMINRNENQQFKLELKIENLSYNIETTFSKLR
- a CDS encoding glycine betaine ABC transporter substrate-binding protein, with translation MKKFSLGLMIVLLLAFVAGCASDGGEKETTANQKITFGVTPWTSTVPPTKIASLIIQDMGYDVEEISADATNVYIGLSRGDIDVFMDSWLPAHENLLEKYADQVEDTAISYDDVETGLVVPTYMEDINSVNDLKGKEDLFSNEVYGIESGANVTGIINELLESYELDLKQVNSSEGGMLAQARRLMENEDPVSFFGWRPHTMFNQYDLKVLADEQNFFETAAVHVITNNELKENAPDVHQFLSNWHISLDEVEEMIVKIEDENADPEAVAREWIDNNQDKVNEMIGK
- a CDS encoding type II secretion system protein, translated to MKVRNNEQGSTLLIVLMLIVVFSILGVGLLSMNISASKQFNKKEEQVQARHLAEMGLLHYKSEIKDQLTAYTFQKDDHETTEDALKRSQLELCEMLDLEIEYPLHNSKEYIAQAIPDGNCEKNSEGKMKLKLSSQGKSNETLKRITATATFIPPTVIEIDDIPAKPNIPGEPLPDLPDYSEGDVEVTGPIFTKKETQHFKGSLVINHAAKDPTFRVDGGNGYNLTVDKDFYIGGDLDSQNHACILVRGNLTIQGESYLGNKTVVIVYGNAYFKIKPELQNENAQIYVAGNTFLGSPAEKTTEYKSIPIFKECKEPDDFKEPYEPERALYQWKLEDELNPIYE
- a CDS encoding prepilin-type N-terminal cleavage/methylation domain-containing protein; amino-acid sequence: MQRINVNRKESGLTLIEVLASIVILSIVLISFSSLLLQSTKHTKYNKEKLTAVQVAEDIVAKIRNGDYSMDGETKAYISLGDEKFEVSIHISDGPSNLKLAKITVNSLAKTKKSSFETEMYFEVDKVSP